The following coding sequences lie in one Pseudoalteromonas sp. Scap06 genomic window:
- a CDS encoding YicC/YloC family endoribonuclease, whose translation MIHSMTAYARREIKGEWGTGTWEVRSVNQRYLETFIRAPEQFRGMEPVIRERLRKHLQRGKVEVFLKFVANPAHVGELSINQSLAEQLINSAKWVQQQSNGDINPVDILRWPGVMEAQEIDMDSVNTALITGLDQVIEDFKSARGDEGANLEEMITTRLTAILEQVDIVEAHMPEITKWQREKLVQKLEDLTTNIDESRLEQELIYLAQKQDVAEELDRLKSHVKETRKILSKGGACGRRLDFMMQEFNREANTLASKSINSDITNAAVELKVLIEQMREQIQNIE comes from the coding sequence ATGATCCACAGTATGACAGCTTATGCGCGTCGCGAAATAAAAGGCGAATGGGGCACTGGCACGTGGGAAGTTCGCTCAGTGAACCAACGTTATCTTGAAACCTTTATTCGTGCACCAGAGCAATTTCGTGGCATGGAGCCCGTTATACGCGAGCGTCTGCGTAAGCACTTACAGCGTGGTAAGGTCGAAGTTTTCTTAAAATTTGTAGCAAACCCTGCACATGTTGGTGAATTATCAATTAATCAATCTCTTGCTGAGCAGCTAATTAATAGTGCTAAGTGGGTACAACAACAAAGCAATGGTGATATCAATCCTGTTGACATTTTGCGTTGGCCTGGCGTGATGGAAGCGCAAGAAATTGATATGGATAGTGTAAATACAGCACTCATTACTGGGCTTGACCAAGTAATTGAAGACTTTAAATCTGCACGTGGTGATGAAGGTGCAAACCTTGAAGAAATGATAACTACACGATTAACCGCCATTTTAGAGCAAGTTGATATTGTTGAAGCACACATGCCAGAAATTACTAAATGGCAACGTGAAAAGTTAGTACAAAAACTTGAAGATTTAACAACAAATATTGATGAGTCACGTCTTGAACAAGAACTGATTTATCTTGCACAAAAGCAAGATGTAGCAGAAGAACTTGATCGTTTAAAATCGCACGTTAAAGAAACACGTAAAATTTTGAGTAAAGGTGGTGCTTGTGGTCGTCGTTTAGATTTTATGATGCAAGAGTTTAACCGTGAAGCAAATACCCTAGCTTCTAAATCAATCAACAGCGACATCACCAATGCTGCAGTTGAGCTAAAAGTATTGATAGAGCAAATGCGTGAGCAAATTCAGAATATTGAATAA
- a CDS encoding ATP-binding protein: protein MQRNELITLTELQKQLALLHQCDDEIDILATMSALLQPLLQYQDCIVLKKTHHHFLTIGTTNIDFYEKTWPPCAAFIQALKKGYSFSCNPLPEQLVTLSAEANNQNKNTALLIGIDTGKEQCLFIFTHVSNKINHNVLASHSIILFLQQVFHAFLQLNKLHEQTHQSVLLLDKFSQLSTLFKELASEWFWRTEPDMTFTSVNNLEREDNTYAKTFINKTIESLRTKNEQRNTLKWQAFAALIAEHEDFNGFEFEVKASTPLWVSLNGKSQFDENGNFIGYLGIAKDITVSKERETALENEKLKAEEASKTKTKFLTIMSHEIRTPMNAIMGMIELLIDTDLTQEQRQWLNYANSSADILYGLITDVLDFSKIESGTVLIANKPLNVKLLIENIVGQLHIIEDSEDIIFSVSINDDIPTYIMGDEFRLGQILFNLIGNAFKFTHSGHIALCVNIVDDKLKFTIEDSGVGIAKKDLSFIFQPFRQVNEGINRKNEGVGLGLSISKNLIELMGGSINVETQLGLGSTFTILLPFKEAIIDETKPELSSEQPVLSVLVAEDNKTNQVLIKAFLQKLNHKVTIANDGVEAIEFLKLKHFDLILMDIMMPTMDGLSATQHIRHELLSDIPIFALTANASTDDKASCFKVGINKVLTKPIKFETLKTSLSTLL, encoded by the coding sequence ATGCAACGTAATGAATTAATTACGCTTACGGAACTACAGAAGCAGTTAGCGTTATTGCATCAGTGTGATGATGAAATTGATATTTTAGCTACTATGTCAGCTTTACTGCAGCCATTACTTCAATACCAAGACTGCATTGTTTTAAAAAAAACACATCATCATTTTTTAACTATAGGCACAACTAACATCGATTTTTATGAGAAAACTTGGCCACCATGTGCTGCATTTATTCAGGCTTTAAAAAAAGGTTACTCATTTAGTTGCAATCCATTGCCAGAACAATTAGTTACTTTATCAGCAGAGGCAAATAATCAGAATAAAAATACAGCGCTGTTAATCGGGATTGATACGGGTAAAGAACAATGCTTATTTATTTTCACTCATGTGAGTAACAAAATTAACCATAATGTTTTAGCTTCACACTCAATAATTTTATTTCTTCAGCAAGTATTCCACGCTTTTCTCCAATTAAATAAGCTACATGAACAAACTCATCAATCTGTTTTACTACTTGATAAATTTTCTCAGCTTTCTACTTTATTTAAAGAATTAGCAAGTGAGTGGTTTTGGCGAACCGAGCCAGATATGACTTTTACCAGCGTTAACAATCTGGAAAGGGAAGATAATACCTATGCGAAAACATTTATTAATAAAACCATAGAGTCTTTGCGCACTAAAAATGAGCAAAGAAATACACTAAAATGGCAAGCTTTTGCTGCTTTAATAGCTGAGCATGAGGATTTTAATGGTTTTGAGTTTGAGGTTAAGGCATCGACACCTTTGTGGGTATCGCTTAATGGTAAGTCGCAATTTGACGAAAACGGAAATTTCATTGGCTATTTAGGTATTGCCAAAGATATCACAGTCTCAAAAGAGCGAGAGACTGCACTTGAAAATGAAAAGCTTAAAGCTGAGGAAGCCAGTAAAACAAAAACAAAATTTTTAACCATCATGTCGCATGAAATAAGGACCCCCATGAATGCGATTATGGGGATGATAGAGTTATTAATAGATACCGATTTAACTCAAGAGCAACGCCAATGGCTGAATTATGCAAACTCTAGTGCTGATATTCTTTATGGATTAATTACCGACGTATTAGATTTTTCAAAAATTGAATCAGGGACTGTATTAATCGCCAATAAACCGCTAAATGTAAAGCTGCTTATTGAGAATATTGTTGGGCAATTGCATATTATTGAAGACAGTGAAGATATTATTTTTTCAGTTTCGATTAATGACGATATCCCTACCTATATTATGGGTGATGAATTTAGGCTGGGGCAGATACTATTTAATCTCATTGGCAACGCATTCAAGTTTACTCACTCAGGACATATTGCATTATGTGTAAATATTGTAGATGACAAACTAAAATTTACTATCGAAGATTCAGGGGTAGGCATTGCAAAGAAAGATCTAAGCTTTATATTTCAGCCGTTTCGACAAGTTAACGAAGGTATAAACAGAAAAAATGAAGGAGTAGGGTTAGGCCTCAGTATTTCAAAAAATCTAATTGAACTTATGGGCGGCTCTATTAATGTTGAAACGCAGTTAGGGCTAGGTAGTACGTTTACTATTTTATTGCCATTTAAAGAAGCGATTATTGATGAAACTAAACCCGAGCTTTCATCAGAACAGCCTGTACTATCAGTTCTCGTTGCTGAAGATAATAAAACCAATCAAGTACTTATTAAGGCGTTTTTACAAAAGCTAAATCACAAAGTCACGATTGCTAATGATGGAGTAGAAGCAATTGAGTTTTTGAAACTCAAGCATTTCGATTTAATTTTAATGGATATCATGATGCCAACCATGGATGGATTAAGCGCCACGCAACATATACGCCATGAGCTGTTAAGTGATATTCCTATTTTTGCACTAACGGCCAATGCTTCAACCGATGACAAGGCATCGTGCTTCAAGGTCGGTATTAATAAAGTACTTACCAAGCCTATTAAGTTTGAAACCTTAAAAACCTCTCTAAGCACACTTTTATAA
- the yvcK gene encoding uridine diphosphate-N-acetylglucosamine-binding protein YvcK: MKIVCIGGGHGLAQVLSAIKPLCSNLTAIVATTDNGGSTGRIRADQNCIALGDIRRCCVQLAGESTQAQAMYEHRFIHGDMAGHSLGNLTLLGLTQLTQSPTEAIAAFNRLLGNKETVLPMSDLPTDLVAELNNGEKVFGECAIDALNELPSTIYLSKAVPPAPGTIEAILDADLIIIGPGSIITSVMPAFLITEITEAIKKTSACRVFIENTAQESSVMQHTKIAGIDWLQKKLATKVYDLSISPSAIIEILQQGEKYKETGKHLHNINELKNVFSELLKSSFNTEKHA; the protein is encoded by the coding sequence ATGAAGATAGTATGTATTGGTGGTGGTCACGGATTAGCACAAGTGTTAAGTGCGATAAAACCCTTATGTAGTAACCTAACAGCAATTGTAGCAACTACCGATAATGGTGGTAGCACCGGTCGCATTAGAGCCGATCAAAATTGTATCGCTTTAGGTGACATAAGGCGCTGCTGTGTTCAACTTGCAGGTGAAAGCACGCAAGCCCAAGCTATGTATGAGCATAGGTTTATCCATGGCGATATGGCGGGTCATAGTTTAGGGAATTTAACACTATTGGGTTTAACCCAGCTAACACAGTCTCCCACTGAGGCTATTGCTGCTTTTAATCGTTTGCTTGGAAATAAAGAGACAGTTTTGCCTATGTCTGATCTACCTACAGATTTAGTAGCCGAGCTAAACAATGGTGAAAAAGTATTTGGTGAATGCGCGATTGATGCTCTAAATGAACTACCAAGTACAATCTACTTATCGAAAGCGGTGCCGCCAGCACCTGGTACTATTGAAGCTATTTTAGATGCCGATTTAATAATTATTGGTCCAGGTAGCATCATTACTAGCGTGATGCCTGCTTTTTTAATTACAGAAATCACTGAAGCAATAAAAAAAACCTCTGCGTGTAGAGTATTTATTGAAAACACAGCGCAAGAAAGCAGCGTGATGCAACATACAAAAATTGCCGGCATTGACTGGTTACAGAAGAAGCTCGCCACTAAAGTATACGATTTAAGTATTTCTCCTTCTGCCATTATTGAAATTTTACAACAGGGAGAGAAGTATAAGGAAACAGGCAAGCATTTACATAATATTAATGAACTAAAAAATGTATTTTCAGAGTTATTAAAAAGCTCTTTTAATACTGAAAAACACGCTTAA
- a CDS encoding Hpt domain-containing protein, whose amino-acid sequence MIDTSVIEQLKYDVGDSTAIELINVFVDESKKLVAQMLSSTDAAEIELCAHSLKSSGYSFGATRLAQTCQLIEQQVKVNGLNTEVVTLLKLADAQSKKTFEHMRELTQNH is encoded by the coding sequence ATGATAGATACATCTGTAATAGAACAACTAAAGTATGATGTTGGTGATAGCACAGCCATTGAACTGATAAACGTTTTTGTTGATGAGTCTAAAAAGTTAGTGGCGCAAATGCTTTCCTCAACCGATGCCGCAGAAATTGAACTGTGCGCTCATAGCTTAAAAAGTAGCGGTTATAGTTTTGGTGCAACAAGATTAGCGCAAACGTGCCAGCTTATTGAGCAGCAAGTTAAGGTCAATGGTTTAAACACTGAGGTTGTAACCCTCTTAAAGTTAGCTGATGCACAAAGTAAAAAAACCTTCGAACATATGAGAGAACTTACCCAAAATCATTAA
- a CDS encoding glycosyltransferase family 4 protein encodes MNNQIILFVDSSMIGGIETHIIELYKLLNKNQLSCSVLFYKNHGNNEFYELLDKQSIPYDFLQGTLISLIKRFRSYDRNTVIHTHGYKAGILGRLVCKITNKHCVSTYHAGEAGTGKMWLYNKFDLWLSWLSTNFAVSEKISKTIKNAQLLENFIAIAEPPSTGFAQPLLRVGFVGRLSYEKGPDIFYELAESMQTNKQVQFHLFGDGPMRDRIPQLDNLHYHGLTPRDDIWQHLDALLICSREEGLPMTLLESMAHYKIVISSPVGAIPSIINNGINGFLMKSANTLECQQSIEALLALPAIQKSEMAHSAYTMLEERFSGRKQFNLLQSAYTAKTLL; translated from the coding sequence GTGAATAATCAGATTATATTGTTTGTAGACTCTTCAATGATTGGTGGTATTGAAACTCATATTATAGAGTTATACAAGCTGCTTAACAAAAACCAGCTTAGTTGCTCGGTTTTATTTTATAAGAATCATGGGAATAATGAATTTTATGAGTTACTTGATAAGCAAAGCATACCGTATGATTTTCTGCAAGGTACACTCATTAGTTTAATCAAGCGGTTTCGCAGTTACGATCGCAATACAGTTATTCACACCCATGGTTATAAAGCCGGTATTTTAGGGCGTTTGGTTTGTAAAATCACAAATAAGCATTGTGTTAGCACTTACCATGCAGGAGAGGCTGGTACAGGAAAAATGTGGCTGTATAACAAATTCGATTTATGGCTTAGTTGGTTATCAACTAACTTTGCAGTGTCTGAAAAAATTAGTAAAACAATTAAAAACGCCCAATTACTGGAAAACTTCATCGCAATAGCCGAACCTCCCAGCACTGGTTTTGCACAACCGTTACTTAGAGTCGGGTTTGTTGGGCGCTTATCTTATGAAAAAGGCCCTGATATATTTTATGAGTTAGCTGAAAGTATGCAGACTAATAAACAGGTACAGTTTCACCTTTTTGGGGATGGCCCGATGCGTGATCGTATTCCACAATTAGACAACCTTCATTACCATGGTTTAACACCCCGAGATGATATTTGGCAACATTTAGATGCCCTACTTATTTGTTCAAGAGAAGAAGGCCTGCCTATGACGCTTCTAGAAAGTATGGCGCATTATAAAATTGTTATCAGCAGCCCTGTGGGCGCTATTCCTAGCATTATAAACAATGGAATTAATGGCTTTTTAATGAAATCAGCAAATACACTAGAGTGCCAACAATCGATAGAAGCATTACTTGCCTTGCCGGCAATACAAAAAAGTGAAATGGCACACTCAGCATACACTATGCTTGAAGAGCGTTTTTCAGGTAGAAAACAATTTAACTTGCTGCAAAGTGCTTATACAGCAAAAACATTATTATAA
- a CDS encoding sigma-54 dependent transcriptional regulator, producing the protein MPPTILIVEDTQSLAMMYQSYLLPTGVNTLVANDGATALDIINKIKPDLIVLDVMLPDMNGLDILAQLEPDNFPQVVVLTGHATKEMAIQAIKLGASDFLEKPVEAERFRITINNTLKIKDLKQTVTKYKNIYENGRYFDLIGSSKQMQSVYQVISSAAASKATVFITGESGTGKELCARAVHQASNRADKPFVALNCAAIPKDLIESEIFGHLKGAFTGAIANRLGAAGQADGGTLFLDELCEMDINLQSKLLRFIQTGTYQQVGSEKQVKVDVRFVCATNRNPLAEVEAGRFREDLYYRLHVIPIELPPLRERGRDIIEIAQALFIKIAKEEQHPYKGITDDVKHFLAQYDWPGNVRQLENVIRNILVLNPQEWIDVSMLPALPQSPQKESGNEGLVKEQHTSLPVQEFEELPQVESEVKALWIAEKEYIERVIKICATNIPKAAALLDVSPSTLYRKIKGWEENL; encoded by the coding sequence ATGCCACCAACAATACTGATTGTAGAAGACACCCAGTCGCTTGCTATGATGTATCAGTCTTATCTTTTACCAACAGGTGTAAACACACTAGTGGCAAATGATGGGGCAACCGCTCTTGATATTATTAATAAAATAAAACCCGATCTGATCGTACTCGATGTGATGTTACCCGATATGAACGGGTTGGATATTCTTGCTCAGCTAGAACCTGATAATTTTCCGCAAGTTGTTGTATTAACTGGGCATGCTACCAAAGAAATGGCGATTCAAGCGATTAAGTTAGGCGCTAGTGATTTTTTAGAAAAGCCTGTAGAGGCAGAACGTTTTCGTATAACCATTAACAACACTCTCAAAATAAAAGATTTAAAACAAACGGTTACCAAGTATAAAAATATTTATGAAAACGGTCGTTACTTTGACTTGATTGGTAGCTCCAAGCAAATGCAATCGGTGTATCAAGTTATTAGCTCTGCTGCAGCGAGTAAAGCCACGGTATTTATTACCGGTGAAAGTGGTACTGGCAAAGAGCTTTGTGCACGAGCAGTTCATCAAGCCTCTAATCGTGCCGACAAGCCCTTTGTTGCACTTAATTGTGCTGCTATCCCCAAAGATTTGATTGAAAGTGAAATATTTGGCCATTTAAAAGGTGCTTTTACTGGAGCAATTGCAAACCGCTTGGGTGCCGCAGGGCAGGCGGATGGGGGGACATTGTTTTTAGATGAGTTATGTGAAATGGATATTAATTTACAAAGTAAATTACTTCGTTTTATTCAAACAGGTACTTATCAACAAGTCGGTAGCGAAAAACAAGTTAAGGTTGATGTGAGGTTTGTTTGTGCTACCAATAGAAACCCGCTTGCTGAGGTTGAGGCAGGTCGATTTAGAGAAGATTTGTATTACAGATTACATGTTATTCCTATTGAGTTGCCGCCACTTAGAGAGCGCGGCAGAGATATTATCGAAATAGCGCAAGCGCTATTTATTAAAATAGCCAAGGAAGAGCAACATCCTTATAAAGGGATAACCGATGATGTGAAGCACTTTTTAGCACAATACGATTGGCCTGGTAATGTTAGGCAGCTGGAAAATGTGATCCGTAATATTTTAGTGCTTAACCCACAAGAGTGGATTGATGTATCTATGCTACCAGCATTGCCACAAAGCCCGCAAAAAGAGTCAGGTAACGAGGGGCTGGTTAAAGAGCAACATACATCGTTACCAGTTCAAGAGTTTGAAGAGTTACCGCAGGTTGAAAGTGAGGTTAAGGCTTTGTGGATCGCCGAAAAAGAATATATAGAGCGGGTCATAAAAATATGCGCAACTAATATTCCCAAAGCTGCCGCTCTTTTAGATGTAAGCCCTTCAACCCTGTACCGAAAAATTAAAGGGTGGGAAGAAAATTTATAA
- a CDS encoding SpoIIE family protein phosphatase, protein MDILFERRFELLWPTLTEIRQVLKHVLGALSVTRDEADAAGLVATEYLTNLIRHNEGDEQLIMLRINQINHDTYQLTFIDELKPYNLFKQNNSSWTLASAELVEGGMGVELIRHYFADATYDTRAGKNYFSFPLTNIDKRPSIIYVDDDVTQLALMSAYLKDKFNVVTCENIEAGWQAILTSDASILLLDHKLKQGTCEPLLEKLNKSNLKSQLSVVMLTGDDSEEVISKINRLGVDDYLIKPVKKNKLLQSIDRVTHRFAYLSYQSTFGLTPSKVLLGHGKTAHIFGSISVGNGGDFFMPINDEGTAFILGDMMGHGLQALKESFAIKGFISGFLATGLAYQEMLVALNNALYKQQLCKSSLVTLMICFLENNKLYWLNAGHPAPVIISKNGELSQLNGTGPLLGLSNDHQYTLYEAKLDNVEHIILYTDGWTDNRFTDKDEMTELKKIIPMQSSSAEDFAHSLWKNSQVALSKEVDDASLIIIN, encoded by the coding sequence ATGGATATATTATTTGAGCGGCGTTTTGAATTATTATGGCCGACCTTAACTGAAATACGCCAAGTACTTAAGCATGTACTGGGCGCTTTATCGGTGACCCGAGATGAAGCGGATGCAGCAGGCTTAGTCGCAACCGAATACCTAACTAACTTAATTCGCCATAATGAGGGCGATGAGCAGCTTATAATGTTGCGTATTAACCAAATAAATCATGATACTTACCAATTAACTTTTATAGATGAACTTAAGCCTTATAATTTATTTAAACAAAACAACTCTTCATGGACATTAGCATCGGCTGAGCTGGTAGAAGGAGGGATGGGGGTTGAACTTATTCGCCATTACTTTGCGGATGCCACCTACGACACGCGAGCAGGAAAAAACTATTTTTCTTTTCCCTTAACTAACATTGATAAACGACCGAGTATTATTTATGTCGACGATGATGTCACTCAATTAGCATTAATGAGCGCCTACCTAAAAGATAAATTTAATGTCGTCACCTGTGAAAACATAGAGGCTGGCTGGCAAGCTATTTTAACCTCTGATGCTAGTATATTGTTACTTGATCATAAACTTAAACAAGGAACGTGTGAGCCATTACTGGAAAAGCTTAATAAATCGAATTTAAAATCTCAGTTATCGGTGGTGATGTTAACTGGCGATGATAGCGAAGAAGTGATCAGTAAAATTAATCGATTAGGGGTTGATGATTACTTAATAAAACCAGTTAAAAAAAATAAGTTATTACAAAGCATAGATCGAGTAACTCATCGATTTGCATACTTGTCCTATCAAAGTACATTCGGATTAACACCTTCTAAAGTGCTTTTAGGGCATGGTAAAACAGCGCATATTTTTGGCTCTATTAGTGTGGGTAATGGCGGTGACTTTTTTATGCCAATTAATGATGAAGGTACTGCTTTTATACTCGGTGATATGATGGGTCATGGCTTACAAGCGCTCAAAGAAAGCTTTGCTATAAAAGGTTTTATAAGTGGCTTTTTAGCGACCGGGTTAGCGTATCAAGAAATGCTCGTTGCGCTCAATAATGCGCTTTATAAACAGCAATTATGTAAATCAAGCTTAGTCACTTTAATGATTTGTTTTTTAGAAAATAATAAGTTGTATTGGCTCAATGCTGGTCATCCCGCACCGGTTATTATCAGTAAAAATGGTGAGCTATCTCAGCTAAATGGTACCGGACCATTGCTTGGGCTGTCTAATGATCATCAATATACTTTATATGAAGCCAAGCTTGATAATGTTGAACATATTATACTTTATACTGATGGTTGGACGGATAACCGCTTTACCGATAAAGACGAAATGACCGAATTAAAAAAAATCATCCCTATGCAAAGCTCCTCAGCAGAGGATTTTGCACACTCGTTATGGAAAAATTCTCAGGTTGCGCTTTCTAAAGAAGTGGATGATGCCTCATTAATAATCATTAATTGA
- a CDS encoding AAA family ATPase → MNLIPGQYHELETICNTLIDDEARCVTFISLYGGEGSSTACISVAQRLKSQNKSVLVIDLNPISSFRLDKQLPTLTKLWRFDDISCQLSVMPYQGIEVLTIHNLESIDSAKNKHVLNEAVLRLKQEYDYVLLDMSPALKLNRNNVPLHSLSLCSELTLVTIALGINNEESLCQGVAELKQAGHSNIKLLVSQHSFAPLGERMLLLFQRHSPKWPRLCAFLTSKINKQKWLFKHY, encoded by the coding sequence ATGAACTTGATACCTGGGCAGTATCATGAACTAGAAACCATCTGTAACACCTTGATTGATGATGAAGCACGGTGCGTGACGTTTATTTCTTTGTACGGTGGCGAAGGTTCATCCACAGCCTGTATTAGTGTTGCTCAACGTTTAAAAAGTCAAAATAAGTCAGTACTCGTTATCGACCTTAACCCTATTAGTTCGTTTCGTTTAGACAAACAGCTGCCAACATTGACTAAGTTGTGGCGTTTTGATGATATTTCCTGTCAGCTCAGTGTTATGCCTTATCAAGGTATTGAAGTACTTACAATTCACAATTTAGAGTCAATTGATTCAGCAAAAAACAAACATGTTTTAAATGAAGCGGTACTGCGTTTAAAGCAAGAATATGATTATGTGTTGCTGGATATGTCGCCAGCATTAAAGTTAAATCGTAATAATGTACCACTGCATTCTTTAAGCTTATGTAGCGAGCTGACCTTGGTTACTATTGCGCTAGGTATTAATAATGAAGAGTCGTTATGTCAAGGCGTGGCAGAACTTAAGCAAGCGGGTCATAGCAATATAAAGTTACTGGTAAGTCAACATAGCTTTGCTCCTTTAGGGGAGCGCATGCTACTGCTCTTCCAACGACACTCTCCAAAATGGCCAAGGCTGTGCGCTTTTTTAACCAGCAAAATAAATAAACAAAAGTGGTTGTTTAAACATTACTGA
- a CDS encoding SLBB domain-containing protein, which yields MRFIFAVFVFFFLVSSSAFAEKADEPIVQAGNKLFLYVPGEVEFETTFEVDKKGQINIPEVGQFQVGNKTVTQIEAELKPILAELFVAINDFYVELRSRDIFINVLGYVITPSQVSIPDDGNIQMVIAKANGLRPGAQLDRLQIRRKDEVIEFNYKAYLDSGDINLLPKLKSEDTVFVPVSPLLGNVQIDFDAQTLSATGDASDNSAITMLGEVHNPGSFSFKENMTLLDALMRAEGVTRYADVTKIRVIVDKAPVIFDLKAYLDKPTDSNMPLLKAGSTIYVPIMVDDVNTTSRTVYIMGEVQKPGAYEAADSTNFLDILANAGGPTRFAETRQIKILTPAGESILFDLQGYSEGLTTAKVPDLNPGDVIFVPEKTDVNEKSWLKIPTKRAIKIIGAIQSPGRYEWSDEMDFTDLLAHAGGPTKGANVNDIKILRNGDVTQRFDLEKYTITNGEIALPSLIAGDTIIVEELPVDPGDNKSQWIRQESSKSIYIMGQVGSPGRYAFNDNMHFIDILAAADGPNGSADIRNIRVTHRNGNRARVSKLDLAMYFETGDETLFPHVSPGDTIFIPEKDKDWLRTPKERVVRIMGAVQKPGRYNFDDTMSILDVLAEAGGPSSSALIDKIVVVNHSCCKEQSRVFNLEEFIKSPNSANIPVLRAGDTLYVPDKGQDLISQFKDNFLDFITIIALVISL from the coding sequence ATGAGATTTATTTTTGCTGTCTTCGTTTTTTTCTTTTTAGTATCAAGCTCTGCGTTTGCTGAAAAAGCCGATGAGCCTATAGTGCAAGCAGGTAACAAGCTGTTTTTATATGTCCCAGGGGAAGTTGAATTTGAAACAACTTTTGAGGTCGATAAAAAAGGTCAAATTAACATACCTGAGGTGGGGCAATTTCAGGTCGGTAATAAAACGGTTACGCAAATAGAGGCAGAACTTAAACCTATTCTTGCAGAGTTGTTTGTTGCTATAAATGACTTTTATGTAGAGCTTAGAAGCAGAGACATATTTATTAATGTTTTAGGGTATGTGATCACGCCCTCACAGGTGAGTATTCCTGATGATGGCAATATTCAGATGGTGATAGCTAAGGCTAATGGTTTAAGACCTGGCGCACAGCTCGATCGTTTACAAATAAGACGCAAAGATGAAGTAATTGAATTTAATTACAAAGCATATTTAGACTCAGGCGACATAAATTTATTACCAAAGCTTAAAAGTGAAGATACTGTGTTTGTGCCTGTTTCTCCGCTCCTTGGTAACGTGCAAATTGATTTTGATGCACAAACACTTAGTGCGACAGGGGATGCAAGCGACAACAGTGCCATTACTATGCTTGGCGAAGTGCATAACCCTGGTAGTTTTTCGTTTAAAGAAAATATGACTCTTCTAGATGCACTGATGCGTGCGGAAGGGGTTACTCGCTATGCGGATGTAACTAAAATTAGAGTGATCGTTGATAAAGCTCCTGTTATTTTTGATTTAAAAGCATATTTAGATAAACCTACCGATAGCAACATGCCGCTACTAAAAGCAGGGTCAACCATATATGTGCCGATTATGGTGGATGATGTAAATACTACATCACGCACGGTTTATATTATGGGTGAGGTACAAAAGCCGGGGGCCTATGAGGCTGCTGACAGTACTAACTTTTTAGATATTTTAGCAAATGCAGGGGGCCCAACTCGCTTTGCAGAAACACGCCAAATAAAAATATTAACCCCTGCGGGAGAGAGCATACTTTTTGATTTACAGGGTTATAGTGAGGGATTAACCACCGCTAAAGTGCCCGATTTAAACCCCGGTGATGTAATATTTGTTCCTGAAAAAACAGATGTTAATGAAAAAAGTTGGTTAAAAATTCCGACAAAACGAGCGATTAAGATTATAGGTGCTATTCAATCTCCTGGTCGTTATGAGTGGAGTGACGAAATGGACTTTACTGATCTGTTAGCGCATGCTGGTGGCCCTACTAAAGGGGCTAACGTGAACGATATTAAAATTTTGCGAAATGGCGATGTCACCCAACGATTTGATCTAGAAAAATACACCATTACTAACGGTGAAATTGCGCTGCCGAGTTTAATTGCTGGCGATACTATTATTGTTGAGGAGTTACCAGTAGACCCCGGAGACAATAAATCGCAATGGATACGTCAAGAATCGAGCAAGTCTATTTATATCATGGGGCAAGTAGGTTCCCCTGGGCGCTATGCGTTCAATGACAATATGCATTTTATTGATATTTTGGCAGCAGCAGATGGTCCTAATGGTAGTGCGGATATTCGTAATATTAGAGTTACGCACCGTAATGGTAATCGCGCTCGAGTGAGCAAACTTGATTTAGCGATGTATTTTGAAACTGGTGATGAAACGTTATTTCCTCATGTGTCACCCGGCGACACAATATTTATTCCAGAAAAAGACAAAGATTGGTTACGTACCCCTAAAGAGCGAGTTGTTCGTATTATGGGGGCAGTGCAAAAGCCGGGTCGATATAACTTTGATGATACGATGTCTATTTTAGATGTGCTTGCTGAAGCTGGAGGGCCGTCAAGTTCAGCTCTCATTGACAAAATAGTGGTTGTTAACCATTCATGCTGTAAAGAACAATCTCGCGTGTTTAATCTTGAGGAATTTATAAAGTCTCCAAACTCGGCCAATATTCCGGTACTTAGAGCTGGAGATACGCTATATGTCCCTGATAAAGGTCAAGACCTAATTAGTCAATTTAAAGATAACTTCCTCGACTTTATAACCATAATTGCTTTGGTGATAAGCTTATGA